Part of the Bacillus sp. N1-1 genome, ACTAAGCTGTTTATTAACAAGCTGTTCTAGAATGCTTCTAGTAACCGTAGAAAAATTCATCGTTCTTGGAATTTCAAGGAGCGGTAACCCCGTTCGGTTTGCGGCTTCAATCATCGCTAAAGGAACAACATCCAGGTAAAATCCCGTGTGAATCGCAACCGCGGAAAGCTGCCGATTTGAAAGTGCGTGGATGAGCATTGAGTAAGAGTCGGATTTTTCATGCCAACCGTATGCCGTAGTAATTAAGAATTCACCTTCATGAAGACGTGTAACGTCCTCCATAACTTCCACAATCGTTAACCACTTAATATCTCGATCGATTCCTTGTTTTCCAGCAATTAATTTGATTTCCCTCATTTCGGATAGTTGTAATGCCTCTCTAACGGATAGTCCCATCGATGTGTCCCCCAATCCTCTTATCCAAATCGTACAACAAAGTCTAAATTTTTTGTAGATGGTGTGGAATAGAATTTTCTCGCTTTCCCACATAGTCTAGAGATATAGACAAAAAAAGTGAGGTGACCAATCCGAAATGACGAAAAGAACCCACTTGATCAAACCTTTGCTTGGGATGGATTATGCTGTTATTTCTCACGGAAAAGGAATTTATTTATACGATGAAGAAGGTCATGCCTTTATTGATGGATGCTCAGGGGCTGTCACTGCGAACATTGGGCATGCCGTTCCAGAAATTAAAGAAGCGATGGTGGCGCAGGCAGATCAGGTATCATTTGTGTATCGATCGCAGTTTACAAGCACTTCAGCTGAGCAACTCGCAGAACGTCTTTGTCAGTCTGCACCGGGTGACCTTGACTGGGTGTTTTTTGTGAACAGTGGATCTGAAGCGATGGAAACGGCTTTAAAAATAGCTGTGCAGTACTGGCAGGAATTGGGTCGTCCAACGAAGAACAGAATCATATCACGGTGGATGAGCTACCATGGAATTACAATGGGAGCGCTATCGATGTCAGGTCATGTGATTCGTAGAAGTCGGTTTAATGCGATGCTTGAACACTATCCAGCGCTATCGCCTCCTTATTGTTACCGATGCTCTTTCCATGATCATTGCCCAAATTGCTCGAAACAATATGCATTGGAATTTGAACAAACCATTCAACGGCTAGGTGCCGAAACGATCGCAGCCTTTGTTTGTGAGCCTGTGATTGGTGCAGCTGGAGGAGCTGTGGTACCACCTGATCGTTATTTTCATGAAATGAAAGCCGTTTGTGAGCGCTATGACATTCTCTTTATCGCGGATGAAGTTATGACAGGTATAGGTCGAACAGGGAAGATGTATGCAATGGAACACTGGGGAGTTGCCCCAGATATTTTAGCGCTCGGTAAAGGAATGAGTGCCGGTTACACACCGATGGCCGCAACGCTAGTATCGGATCGAATTATTCAAGTCATTGAACGAGGATCAAAGGTCGTCTTAAGTGGGCATACGTTTAGTGCAAACCCATTATCATCCGCTATTTGTCTTGCTGTTCTCGACTATATCGATAAAAACGATGTTGTTCAAAATGCTTCCAAAAGTGGGGCTTTTCTTATAACAGGATTAAAAGAGTTACAAGCACAATATCCCATTATCGGAGATGTGAGAGGGCTTGGCTTACTAACGGCCATTGAATTTGTTCAAGATCAAGTGACAAAAGAGCCGTTTTCGCTTCAACATGAAATAACGAATCGTTTTATTCGGAAATGTTATGAAGCTGGTCTTCTAGTATATACAGCTGCGGGTGGCTTAAACGGGACAGCTGGTGACGCTGTCATTGTGGCGCCTCCGCTTGTGATTAAAGAACATGAAGTTCACCTTCTCCTATCCAAGCTGAACGTAGGATTAATTGAATTGGAGAAGGAACTTGAAGCAGAAGGACTCTACCAAAAGCGCTCGATAAGCTGATGATCGGAGGAAACTCAATATGCGAAGTAAGACATGCGATTTGTCTGAACTAGATATTTTGAAAGATAACATGACCATCATGTGCGGTGGTTTTGGGGGAGTCGGTTCACCGCCATCGCTTATTGAATGGATACTAGATTCCGGCATTAAAAACATCACCCTGATTTGTAACGATGCTGGATTCCCTTGGATAGGACCGGGCAAGCTTGTAACAGAAAAAAGGGTTTCAACACTCATTGCCTCGCATATTGGATCTAATCCTGAAGCGGGGAAGCAAATGCATCGAGGAGAACTCAATGTTCAATTTTATCCCCAGGGTACGCTTGCAGAGAAAATTCGCGCAGGTGGAATGGGACTTGGTGGGATATTAGTCGATGTAGGGCTTGGAACATCCGTTGAAGAGGGAAAAGAAAAGACATTTGTCCAGGGGAAGGAATATATGATTGACCCTGCTTTAACGGCAGATCTATCGATTGTTGCCTGTAAGCAAGCTGATTTATACGGGAACTTGCTTTATGATCAAAGCGCACGGAATACGAATCCGCTTGTGGCACAGGCTGGTGATCTAACGATAGCGGAAGCGTCTGAAATCGTCCAAATAGGTGAGCTTGATCCTGAACAAATTGTGACGCAAGGTGTTTTCGTTGATTATGTGATCAAAAGCAAAGGGGTTGATTGGAAATGGGTATGGGAGCTGAAACGAGAAGGTTAATCGCTCAAAGAGCTGCACGCGAAGTAACATATGGCATGATGGTTAACCTTGGGATCGGTATTCCTACTTTAGTTGCCGACTATATTCCAGCTTCCATGGACGTTATGCTTCATACGGAGAACGGCATTCTTGGCATGGGAGGTAGCCCGGAGCCTGGTCATGAGGACGGCAACCTTTCAAACGCCGGGGGTTATCCTGTCACGATTCAACCCGGTGCTTCTTTTTTTGATAGTGCAGAAGCATTTGGGATGGTAAGAAGGGGATATCTCGATTTAACGATTCTCGGTGCTCTTGAGGTAAGTGGCAAAGGAGACATTGCCAATTGGATTGTTCCGGGAAAAAGGGTTCCGGGTATGGGGGGAGCGATTGATCTTGCCCAAAAAGCTAAGAAAGTAATTGTTTTAATGAGCCATACAACAAAGGAAGGCAATCCTAAAATCGTACAAGAATGCTCCTTACCTTTAACGGTTAAAGAGGGTGCCGATATGATTATGACTGAGCGAGCAGTGATGAAGGTGGAGGAGGGTAAACTTTATCTGTTAGAAGTGATGCCAGGCTACTCCTTGACCGATGTGTTAAACGCTACAGAAGCGCACGTAAATGTTGATCATGTAAGGGGGGAAACGTATTGAAGAGTAAAATCAAAAGTTGGATGGACGATCATCAAAATAGCGGCATAAACCTGCTTCAACGATTTGTGCAGTGTGATAGTGTACAGGGGAATGAAGCAGAAGTGCAGCGCCTTGTGGAAGCTGAACTCGAACAATTAGAAATGAAAGTCGATCGCTTCTTTCCAGGACCTGAGACGATCAATCATCCTGCCTTTTGTGCAAACCGTACTGATTTTTCGCAAAGTCCTAATATCATCGGCGTTTGGAGCGGCAGTGGTGGTGGTCGATCCCTCCTATTAAATGGCCACATTGACGTAGTACCACCGGGGAGTAGGAGCGATTGGGAAGAGGATCCCTATAGTGGCTTAGTGAAGGATGGTCGGATATTTGGAAGAGGCGCCACGGATATGAAAGGCGGAAATACATCTATGCTTCTTGCCTTAAAATGCATAAAAGAATTAGGAATTGTATTAAAAGGCGATGTTATTTTTGAAAGCGTTGTTGAAGAAGAAAGTGGTGGAACAGGTACGCTTGCGGCGATTGAGCGCGGATATCAAGCGGATGCGGCGCTTATTCCTGAGCCTACTAAAATGAAAATTTTTCCGAAGCAACAGGGGTCAATGTGGTTTCGCTTAAACGTAAGCGGTCGAGGCGCGCACGGGGGAACTCGGTATGAAGGGGTTTCAGCGATTGAGAAAACGATGTTAGTCCTTACAGCAATACAGAAGCTCGAGCAAAAACGAAATGACGCGATTACGGACCCCCTTTATCAAAATATACCAATCCCTGTTCCGATTAATATCGGAAAAATTTCTGGTGGGGACTGGCCATCTTCAGTGCCTGATCAGGTAGTTGTCGAAGGGAGAATGGGGGTTATTCCTGGTGAAGAGCTAGATCATGCAAAAGAAGAAATGACGCGTGCGTTAAGGGAAGTGGACGACGCCTGGTTATCGGAAAACCCAGTAGGGATCGAATGGTTTGGAGCGAGATGGCTTCCTGGTGAAGTAGATGAAGATCATCCTCTCGTTACGATTATTCGTCGTAGATACAAGGAGATAACAGGAGAAGAAGTGGTTGTTGAAGCATCTCCTTGGGGGACGGATGGAGGCTTATTACAAGAAGTAGGACAGACGCCTTCCATTGTGTTTGGTCCTGGCGAGACGGCTGTTGCTCATTTTCCTAATGAATACATTGAGATTGAGAAGATGATGCTAGCGGCAGAACTTTATGTTCATATTATAATGGAATGGTGCGGGTTTAACGATTAAGAGCGGCGGCGCTCTTTTTTTTCTTTTTTGGAGGAGTTCCTTCTGAGAAAGAAGAAATACTGTTTAGGAAGCGGGGAGGGATTGCGAGTGAATCAAAAACAATTAGAAGCAGTGGAACAAGTGTATCGTGATGTGGACTATACGTTTACTTGTACGCTTGATCGCTTTAATGAGCGAATTCGTGTGGATCATTATGATGGTAATCTTCGTTCCATTGCCGCTCACATTCAGAGTATCTTCACGAATGAGTATACAAAATGTATCGTGAAAGGAAAGAGTGAACACGTTCCGTTCTTTCTTTCCGAATGCTACACGTATGAAGGCGTCATTCAATCCTATTATTCAGGCAGTGATGCTCATTTAATGACGTTATATAACGGAGCCTGGCGTCGTAATAGCCAAACGTGGTTGGAAGAGGATCAGCTACTAGCTTCTGTTCGTCGGAAGCTAGTCTCTCCACTTAAGGAAAAGCCACTCATGCGAAAAGGGACGGAAGCAGATGCAGAGAAACTTGCTGCTCTCTATCAAAAGGTGTTTGCCGTTTACCCAACCCCAATGGATAATCCAAACTATATTAAGAAAGTGATGAGAAGTGATACAATTTTCTTTCTGATTGAAGAGAATGACCGGATTGTGAGTGCTGCTTCAGCAGAAGTGAACCGCACCTATAAAAACGCGGAAATGACGGATTGTGCCACTCTCCCAAAATACAGAAAGGGAGGTACGATGCGTCACTTAATTATGGCGTTAGAACAAGAACTGCTTCGAGAAAATATTTATTACGCATACTCGATCGCGAGAAGCCGATCGTATGGAATGAACGCTGTTTTACATCAGCTTGATTATAAATACGGAGGAAGGCTTGTCAATAATGTGAAAATTTTTCAAGATTGGGAGAATATGAATCTTTGGAGTAAGCTTCTTATTAAAAGTGCTGAATAATGGGCACTAATAGATGGATTTCTGGCATAAAGGAGGACGTCTATGAGGAATACGTTAACTGAAGGCATGTTTGAAGCCATTTTAGAAAGTATTGATGAGGGCATTCACGTTGTAGATAATCAAGGCGTCACGATTTACTACAATGAAATTGCCGCAAAACACGATGGATTACTAGTAGAAGATGTGTTAGGAAAGCATTATTTAGAAGCGTTTCCTTCTCTTTCAAAAGAAACGAGTACGCTCTCACACGTTCTGATGACGAGAAAAGCGATTTTTAATAAAGATCAAACGTATCGAAATATGAAAGGGAAACTTATCTCAACAATAAATACAACGTTGCCTATTGTCGTTAAAGGCCATCTAGAAGGTGCTGTAGAGATTGCTCGTGACATTTCTCGTATTAAAACGCTATCGGCCAAGGTAATGGAGTTACAATCAAAAATGAACAAGAAAACAGCAAAAGAATTTGATGATGGGACCAGCTATACGTTCGATCATATTCGAACAAATGATCCAGTGTTTATGCAAGTGAAGGAGCGGGCAATGAAAGCTTCAGCTCTAAACTCTCCTATTCTTGTTTATGGTGAAACAGGTACTGGAAAAGAGCTAATTGTGCAGTCAATTCACAATGCTTCTAAACGACCAGGACCATTTATCGCTCAAAACTGTGCCGCCTTACCCGCATCGATTCTCGAGTCAATTCTCTTTGGAACGGCAAAAGGAAGCTTTACTGGTGCGGAGGAAAGAGAAGGTTTATTTGAGCTTGCGAATGGTGGAACGCTTTTTCTTGATGAAATTAATTCGATGCCAATTGATGTTCAAGCAAAGCTACTTCGCGTATTAGAAGATGGGGTGATCCGACGAGTAGGCGCAGGCAAAACAAGAAAAGTGGATGTACGTATCATTGCAGCGATCAATGAAGAACCGGAATTAGCGCTTGAAGACAGGCGCTTACGTGTTGATTTGTTTTATCGTCTAAATGTTATTTACCTTCGAATACCTCCGCTTCGTGAGCGCCGTGGAGACATTCCTGATTTAATTGCTCATTTTATCGAAAAGTATAATACGAAGTTCCAGAAGCACATTGTTTCCATTGATGAGAAAGCAGAGTTCCGATTGTATCATCGAAGTTGGCAGGGAAACGTACGAGAGCTAGAGCATGTAATTCAATCAGCGATGAATTTTGCAGAAGGCGACGTATTAGTTGAAAAGGATTTTCCGATGTTACTTTCAGAACCGATGCGAGAAATGGGGCAGTCGCTTCCAGAAATCTTACTTAAGACTGAGGCAGATCTTATCCAGCGGGCGATGAAAAATTGTCTTGGCAATGTGAAAAAAGCAGCAGAGCAGCTTGGCATTCCTAGACAAACGCTCCAATATAAACTTTCCAAACATCAAAGTCAGAGTGCCGAATAATGAGCACCTCTGACTTTTTTTATTGCATGTTATACTCCTCATGCGTGGTACTCTGCTCTCTTGAAAGAAATAATGGAGCTGGCACACTACTTGCATAGTATAGAAGTAGATTACATGAAGGGGGAATGTATGATGCTAATGCAACTTTATAAGCCTGGTCGTCATTGGAAAGACATTGAACTGTGGAAGGATGTAACCGATGATCAATGGAATGATTGGATCTGGCAGCTTACGAATACGATTCGAACGCTAGATGATTTAAAGAAAGTCGTTAATTTAACACCGGACGAAGAAGAAGGTGTCAAGATTGCGACAAAAACCATCCCATTAAACATAACACCTTACTATGCTTCATTAATGAATCCTGATGATCCTCGTTGTCCGGTACGCATGCAGTCAGTGCCAATTTCTCAAGAGATGTATAAAACGAGGTATGACCTTGAAGACCCTCTTCATGAAGATGAAGACTCGCCTGTTCCAGGATTAACGCATCGTTACCCGGATCGCGTTCTTTTTCTAGTAACAAATCAGTGTTCTATGTACTGTCGTTATTGTACGAGAAGGCGCTTTTCTGGGCAAATTGGAATGGGCGTTCCAAAAAAACAGCTGGATGAAGCGATCCAGTACATTTCGAATACGCCTGAAGTGAGGGATGTTCTCATTTCTGGCGGAGATGGGTTATTGATTAATGATAAAATTCTTGAGTACGTTTTGAAAAATTTACGAGCAATTCCACACGTTGAAATTATTCGAATCGGAACGAGAGCGCCTGTCGTCTTTCCACAGCGGATAACGGAAGATTTATGTAATATTCTTAAAAAGTATCATCCTGTTTGGTTAAATACCCACTTTAATACAAGTATTGAAATTACCGAGGAATCCAAAAAAGCATGTGAAATGTTGGCAGATGCGGGTGTTCCAGTCGGAAATCAAGCAGTTATTCTTGCGGGTATTAATGATAGCGTCCCAATCATGAAGAAGCTGATGCACGATCTCGTGAAAATAAGAGTAAGGCCTTACTATATTTATCAATGTGACTTATCAGAAGGAATCGGCCATTTCCGTGCTCCAGTTTCCAAGGGATTGGAAATTATTGAAGGATTGCGAGGACATACGTCAGGTTATGCCGTGCCTACCTTTGTCGTAGATGCACCTGGTGGTGGTGGGAAGATCGCTCTACAGCCGAATTACATGATTTCCCAAAGTGCAGATAAAGTTATTTTACGAAACTTTGAGGGAGTTATTACCTCTTATCCAGAGCCTGAAAATTATACGCCAGGCACAGCCGATACGTATTTTAATCAGGTTTATGAAATGAAGAAAAAACCGGCTATTGGGATCCATTCCTTGATGACGGATGAACGATTTAATCTTGTTCCAGAGGGGATACAGCGGTTTGATCGAAGGTCGAAGTATGAACAAGATGCGGCGCACAGCTCATTAAAAGATAAACGTGATAAGCGAGACTTAATGAAGGAAAAGAAGTTTAATGCAGAGCAGCAGAAATACAAAGGCAGTGAGGAAGGAGAAGAAAGCGTATGATCTGTAAATGGTGCGAGCAACAGGGCGCATTTGAAACGCTTGATAAAGGGTATTGGGAGCTCCCAGACGGATCTAGAGCTGTAGAAATAAGTGATTTGCCGTCAATTCAATGTAGTGACTGCGGAATGTGTTACCAAACGGACGAATTAGTTGGTGATGTGGAGGAACAGCTTATGCTAATTGATACGTCGAAATTACCTCCTTCTTTTTCCTACAAAGAATTAATGAGTCAGGAGCGACTTTTAAAGAAAAACTATTTTGACATTAATCGCTATCCGCTTTAAAAAGGACTTTCAAAGACTAAAATATGAAATAAAAAAAGTTATATCGGAATATTCTGAAAAATATTGATATTTTGACGATTCCCTCGTATAATAGAAAAAAGAGCTTCAGAGGGGGGAGAGCTAGCATGAACAATCATCATAAGTCGTATAAAGACAATATGAAACAACGTGCTATGAAAAAGAAACAAGAACAGGAAACGTTTGAGTTGGAATTGTACGCCCAATTAATCCTTGATGAAGCCGTCTTTACTTTCCAGGAAGAACGTTATCAACAAACCATTGATCAAGCTCTAGACCGACGAGACGAGAAGGCATTTGAAGAAGCGTCAAGACAGTATGTTGCGTTTCTCCGTTCTTACAAACAGGAGCTTCATTTCGACTGAATAGAATGAGACCTAACTGACACAAACTAGAGAAGAAGTACTTTCTAAAGGAGTGTCACGATGGGCAGACAGAAAAAAGGAAATCCAAATGCACAGCGTAATAATAACGCAAAACAGCAAAAAGCGAAACAAATGCCTTCCTATGCAGAGATGGAAGCAGAAAAGCTAAAAAATCCGCAGTAATGAAAGAAGCCTTCAATTCATTTTGGAGGCTTCTTTTTTTGCGCTCAAAACGCACTTTCGAAATCTATGTTACCATTACAAAAGAAAATAGGTTTTTTGAGCGAAAGGAAGATCAGAAACATGGGAAGACTAATCTTAATTGATGGGTTTAATTTATTAAGTAGGGGTTATTTTGCAACCGCATATGGAAAGTCAGAAGAGCAGCTTTCAAAAACTTCTGAAGGACTTTTCACAAATGCTTTAAGAGTTAAGCTACAAAAAATAATGTCTCTTATCAATGATTATGAACCAACGCATTTTGTTGTTACATGGGACGTAAAACGAAATGAAGTAAAGCGTAAAGCGCTATATGAAGACTATAAAGGTACAAGAGATGATCTGCCAGCTCCTCTTATTCAGCAATATGAAACAGCCGTGAATTTGTTTAATGCAACAGGAATTCCCCAGATGAGTGTAGAAGGATTTGAAGCGGACGATGTTATCGGCACACTTTCAGATAGGTGGACAAAAGAAGGGCATGGTGATTGTTACATCTACAGTAACGATAAGGACTTACTTCAGCTTTTAAATCCTGCCGTCTCACAAATCATCGCGGTTCGAAAAGAAGGCGACCGGGTATATACAGAAGAGCATTTTAAAACAGAGTATGGCATTACTCCTAATCAGTGGATTGATGTGAAAGCTCTCTTAGGTGATAAGAGTGATAATATCCCAGGTGTTGCTGGTGTAGGAGACAAAGCAGCTTTACCACTTATTCAGCACTATGGATCGGTTCAAGGTTTGTATGAAAGTATTGGTGTACTAGACAGTAAATATAATCGTTATCGAAAAAAACTGACTGAGGGTGAGGAACTGGCGAAATTAAGTTTAGAGCTCGTTACAATAGAGCGCGCCATTCCTGAACTTGATCTTTATTCTTTTGCGGAGTGCAAGTTAGATCTTGATGTTAACCAAATGAAATCCGAGCTCGATAAGCTAGGGTTACGCATCCGTATGTAAAGAATAAGAACATTAAAACAGCGCCTTTGCATGAAAAGGCGCTCGTTTTGTTCGGTTGAAAGACTATTGTTCTTTCTGTTCATTTTGTTGAATTGCTTTTCGAGCGAGTTCGTCTGCCATTTTATTTTTCGAACTAGGAATCCACTTAATAAAACAGAGGTCAAACTGATCCACTAATTCAAGGCATCGAGTTAAATATGGCAGATACACTTTATTTTTTACGTACCTTCCATCTACGGCGCTGCTGACGAGCTGTGAGTCTGTTCGAATGGATAGTGTACGGTACTGGTTCTCTTTGCAGATTGAGAGCGCGTGAATTAATGCTTCAAATTCTGCTTCATGGTTTGAGAGCGTGCCAAGCGGAAGAGCGGATCGAATGACGCTCCCTTCAGCTTTAATAAAAACACCGGCACCGGAAGGACCTGGATTGCCTGCGCTTGCTCCGTCTACATATACTTCAATCATATGGTGCTCCTCTCTGTGGACTGGTCTTGGTGTATTTTATCATAATCATGTTCGTAGAGAGAAGACATACATTTAAGATAAAAGGAGAAAGCTGTATAGAAGGGACTGTGTGTAGGAGTGAAAAGTATGAAGAAAAAAGAAGTGATGATGGAAGTTGGATTAATCCTTGATACATATTGTCAGGATTGCTTATTAAAAAGAGTCAACCAGCATGATTACGGTAAGTGTCACGCCCAGCGATTTTGCATTACCGAATGCACGGTTGGAGATGAATTAAAACAATTAGGCAAACATTTGACATAAGGAGGACCAACGATGGATGTAATTGTAAAATGGAAATACAAAACGCCTAGAGGCATTTCCTCCTGGATGACGTCTGATGAAATGCCGTTTAATGAAGCGATGCTAATGGCGCGGGATATTGCTAAAACGGGTCGCTCCATTGATTTATACTTTTTAGATAACAGAGGTACAAAATGGTCTGTGAAAGAATTGGAAACATATATGACCAAAAAACAAGAACGCCCTGCTTCCATCGAAATTATTTTTGATGGTAGCTTTGATAAACAGACAAAGAAGGCTGGTTGTGGCGCAGTCATTTATTATTATGAGGGAAGAAAACGAAAGCGGATTCGTATCAATAAAGCGCTGGACTATCTTGAGAACAATAATGAAGCCGAATATGCAGCTTTATGGCTAGGTCTTCAGGAAATTAAAACGATTGATGTAGAAGATACGGAAATTCTGATTAAAGGGGATTCTCAAGTTGTCATCAACCAACTTGCAGGCGAGTGGGCTGTATATGAACCGCTCTTCACGAGATGGATGGATCGAATTGAAGATACGCTCCAACAACTTAGACTGCAACCGGTGTACAAGCATATTTCTCGGGATGAAAATAAAGAAGCTCATCGCTTAGCGAAGCAAGCGTTGAATGGAACAGAAATTAGTAGTTCAATTGAGCTGGATAACGAATAAGAGAAGCAGCAATTAGGCTGCTTCTCTTATTCGTTCGCTTCTCTTAATTGGGTTTCGCATTTTTCAATTAATTCACTTGAGAATTCATAAAATTGTTCATTAGTACCGGACTTATGTGAAAGTGCCTGTTGAAACTGCTCTTTGGCCTGGTTAATGGCGTCTTGAGCAGCTTTCAATTGATTCCCATTCATACTTTTTGTGGCCTGGCCAACCAGATGCTGTGCTGATTTAATGGACATTTCAATTTGTTGTAAATCAGAATATGGTTCTGACATGTAATCCCACCTTTATCAATCATTCAAGCATAGTATGGCCACAACTAAAGGGAATTAACCGAAAAAGACGCAAAAAAAGGAACTGATGCAGGCATCAGTTCCTTTTGGGTTTATAATTAAAGTTTGTTTACGTTAGCAGCTTGAGGTCCGCGGTTTCCTTCAACGATTTCGAAAGAAACTTCTTGGCCTTCTTCTAGTGTTTTGAAACCTTCGTCATTGATTGCTGAGAAGTGTACGAATACATCGTCAGCTCCTTCGATTTCGATGAAACCGAATCCTTTTTCTGCATTAAACCATTTTACTTTACCGTTTTGCATGTTTGTTCCTCCTAAAAGCTTAGCACAATCCTTGTGCACTTTAAATTTCAACCATTCATCGGATGTTGAATAAGAGATATTCGACGTGTACGAGAAGTGCACAAAAAATCGAATTCAAATTCTCAATCAAAT contains:
- a CDS encoding reverse transcriptase-like protein, producing the protein MIEVYVDGASAGNPGPSGAGVFIKAEGSVIRSALPLGTLSNHEAEFEALIHALSICKENQYRTLSIRTDSQLVSSAVDGRYVKNKVYLPYLTRCLELVDQFDLCFIKWIPSSKNKMADELARKAIQQNEQKEQ
- a CDS encoding zinc-finger domain-containing protein, coding for MKKKEVMMEVGLILDTYCQDCLLKRVNQHDYGKCHAQRFCITECTVGDELKQLGKHLT
- a CDS encoding reverse transcriptase-like protein, encoding MDVIVKWKYKTPRGISSWMTSDEMPFNEAMLMARDIAKTGRSIDLYFLDNRGTKWSVKELETYMTKKQERPASIEIIFDGSFDKQTKKAGCGAVIYYYEGRKRKRIRINKALDYLENNNEAEYAALWLGLQEIKTIDVEDTEILIKGDSQVVINQLAGEWAVYEPLFTRWMDRIEDTLQQLRLQPVYKHISRDENKEAHRLAKQALNGTEISSSIELDNE
- a CDS encoding DUF2564 family protein, with translation MSEPYSDLQQIEMSIKSAQHLVGQATKSMNGNQLKAAQDAINQAKEQFQQALSHKSGTNEQFYEFSSELIEKCETQLREANE
- the cspD gene encoding cold-shock protein CspD, whose product is MQNGKVKWFNAEKGFGFIEIEGADDVFVHFSAINDEGFKTLEEGQEVSFEIVEGNRGPQAANVNKL